Genomic segment of Panicum virgatum strain AP13 chromosome 2K, P.virgatum_v5, whole genome shotgun sequence:
gattCTCCATTCCCTGTGCTCCTATGTAATCTCTTCATACCTGTACATTGTTATTCTCTATATTCAATAAAGTTCAGGCACCCTAAGGGGTGTCAtagtttcttaaaaaaaatatttcgttTGGTGAAACCAAAATTACTCCATTATATTTTATTTACGACAAAATTATAATAAATGATTGTTTTTCAATATGAATATACAATAATCTTGTGTCAAAAATTTAATGGTAGAGTAATTATTGGTTGAAGGATCATCCTAAAGAAAACGAAATGAGCCTTATAATTTCAAAAGGAGGGAGCAAGCAAAGAGACTTTAAATACGCGCCCTTTGTCCCATATTACTAGTAGTCCCATATTTTGTAATAACTTCATGCAGCAACTAGTATACATATTCATCACTAACTCCAATACTAGCTAGGGCTGTTTTACTTGTCACAGCACCACCTGTTGTCCTACTGAACGTCTAGAGCACTGACCATATATATGAGTATGGGTATGGCGTGACAGATGTGTAAAAAGGTCTGAAGAAACAATATAATATATTTTCAGTCAATGGTTTCTCAAGAACGGCGTGAAGTGTTCTTGTTTCCTGGGAATAGAAGACACGGGGAAAAATTCATGAGAAGGGTGATACACACTGACCATACATGTATATGCTCAAAACTTTCGCTATTGCTCGTGATACAGATTACTAACGTCAAGTAACACCACCATTTGCAGTTGGTACGCGTCTACTTCAAAGGGGGCGATGGCTGCTGATGAAATGCCGATATGGAAGCCAGGTTGTGGTTCTAGCAGCATGCATTTTGTTCGTTTTTGCTGTAGTTCCCGGGGGCCTGGGGCGGTGGGGCCTGGGAGGTGGGCCATTTGTTTGGGTGTCATGTGTGGAGAAGGTGAACTTTTCTGTATTTCAGAGACCACAACCTGGCCGCTCATTGTCTGCTGTTGTGTGGCAGTAAAGATCAGTATTTAGTTCCTCACAAATGTTGAACAGAAGAGTGCAACCAACTGAGAGAAAAATTAATGGCCCGGGATTCGAATCCCAAATGTAATAACCTCATTtgtcctgcaggctgcagctacTACGTAGTACTAGTACGTACTCCTATACTAGCTAGCTTGTTTACTTATTGAGCTACTGTCCACAGCACAGCTCCTTAGCTTGCCCTGCTGAACGTCCAGGAGCACTGACAGATATGTAGAGGTCTGTAGACCTGAAACAGTTCTAGTCGATAGTCTTACTAGACAGTTACAGAGATTTTTCGTGATAGTTCCTTTTTCCAGGGAATGGAAGGCACGCGGAAAAATTCGTGCGAAGGGTGACTACACTTAACCATAGGATCCAAACTTCCGTTATTTTGCACGTGATTACGGGTTACAATGCCGTCAGGTGACACCACCACTAGCAGATTTGGCGCATCTGCAGCGAAATGGCTGACTACCGGCGGCGAAACTACGATGTGGAAGCCAGGTTGTGGTTCTTGCCActgctggagactggagaggccTGACTGCATCGACCATCGATGGATCTGAAAGCTCGGTGATGCTACCAAGAACGTGGAAACCCATGGAAAAAAATTAATATCTTGATGGACCTAGCTAGCACAAGGATTTGGGTGTCGAGATCAATTGATTTCCCGTGCAAGAATAATAAGATGATGCAAAAACGCTCAAAATGGTGTGCTACTACAGAAGACACCCTGAAACTCTCTGCAAGGAGACGCCTGAATTCCCTGAACCTCCCATCCCATGAATCCATCCATGATCGCCAAGCCCGGCATGTGTATATCGAAATCACAGTTCGTAAACACAACGAAAGAATCAATACAGCCGATCGAATCTTGCTAAACCATCCCCGCTTATGTACAAGACCCGAACGTACGGTCGATCCATGGCGCGCAGCTCGCTAAGCGCCTGGCATCAGTGCCCCGCGCCGCGGGGGCTGGACCCGGCCGGCAGCCTCGCCAggagcatggccgccgccgcctccctagcctccgccggcggccgtggtgccaagcaggcggcggcggcgtcgcaggGCGCCGCGCCCACGACGCGGCTCATCatacccgcggcggcggcggcgagaacggTGGCAAGAACCAGAGCCACCACGGAACGAAGCGTCCATCTCCTCGGCGAGCCCATCGGCGCCGACGAGCCGGCGCCGACACCAACTGCTCTCttggacgatgacgacgactaGCCTGCTATTTGTAGAAGCGCCCGTACGTGCGTTTGGTTGAACCATTGCTGCTGCACCGCCATCACCGTGTGGCTGCACTGCAGTACCAGGCGACGGGTTTAATTTCGAGGTGATTGAGGGTGCCTTGCAGCTAATTAAGCTCGTTTTTCTCCCCTCCATGTCAGCTTAAGATGAGGTGAATAGTTTCCGGATCAGCGAGAAGCAACAGGGGAACGAAGAAGGCGATGGTGAGGAAGATGACAGTAGCTCTTCACCGGTAGGACGGAGAAAGGATCGGAATGGCTTTCTGATCTGCGGGCTATGGTGGGTAGTTTCCTTCAGACCTTGTATAACCTGCAGCCGTGCGAGGTCCATGGTTCTGCTGCATTTCTACTCATTTTCACGGTACGCGATTTCTCAGGATTAATGTTATATGACACTGAATTGAAGGAATGAAGGGAATGCACGCAATATGTATGCAAATATGCAATGCCACGTGCCAGAGATCTCTTGTTTCTAGAGTACATCATCTATTTTTGTTGGTACCTGTTTTCTGTTGCAATGCAAGTATTATTCTGCCAGTGTGCTTGCATAGTATATATTTAGCAGCAGAAACGCAAGCCACATTTCGTCACTGGTTGGTGCGTGTTGAATTCTGCATTCTGCTGTTGCTGACTAGATGGCATTAAGCTAAATATTTAAGCTCATGCACATTTCTGGCGAGGTGGTGGTTCGTGTGGCTGTCATTTTTAAATGTCATTTTTAAGTTGCTCAACTTGGCACATGGATTTCACGcactgaagaagaaaaaaatgacaGAAAACTGCAACCAACGCGCTCAGCATTCACATGGAGATCTTAAACAAGAGCTAGCTAGCACATGAAGACATGCTTGAAGCAGGCTAATAAATCGTACCTGTGCGTGGTGTAAGCACTAGTGCTTGGCCGATTTCACTGACCAACTTTTTGTACCCTTTCTTACAAGTCAtcaaactctctctctctctctctctctctctctctctctctctctctctctctctctctctctctctctctctctctctctcttgcgaAACAAGTCATCAAACTCGTGGTCAGCTTTCGGTCATTGGGTAATGGGTATGTAACTCACGATTTTCACGAGCGGCTGAGAGTTTTGCACGTCATCAAAGTTTGACGAACTACTACACCAATGGCGAGTCAATGAGGAAAGAGACGCATCTTCTGTTGATCCGATCGGCTGGTCGATCTTGCTGAGTAACAGAGTAGAGAAAGTTAGGCACGCAGCAATTGGGAGAATAAGAATTCCAccttcaaatttaatttatacAATCTCATTGAGCAATAATGTGGAATATTGAAATGGAAGTTTTGTGCAAAACCTATGCTAGTACAGTACGTAAGTAGTAACCAagaactaaaaagaaaaaaaaagtgtctCAAAGAATCTTGTAACCAAGACAAGACACCAGTGCAAGTACATGCCTCGGCAGCAGAGTATATACAGTTTAGTATGGCATCATCAAcctatgtatgtatgtatgtatatgccACGTTCTCGTGTGGCCTCTGTATATACATCCTTGTAGTGATCGTAATCAGCCGCACACGGATCCGATATCCGAAGATCCCCTAGTGACCGGGGCCCCTGGGGCTGGGCCCCGCCGGCAGCCTCGCCATGAGCATCTCGACCGTCTCCCTCGCCTTGtccaccaccgccgctgccgagtCCACCACCAGGTacgccgcggcctcgcccccgccgcccatcccgccaccgctcgccggcgccggcctcgcggcgccggcgacgcccgCGAGGAAGACGACCGCGAGCACGGCGAAGACAACCGCGAGCAGCCGCCTCGACGACGACGAAGCCATCAGCCGATGCCGACACCGATCCCAGTAGCCGAGCTGCCGCGATAGATCGAGCGCGTCCTCCAGAGCCGATCGAACAGCAAGCAGGTGGGTGCGTGACCGTGCGCTTGTGTTGCTTGGCTGGCTGGATTGTACGCGAGCTCGCGCGGGTCTGGCAGTGCCCGGTCGGTGTGCGCGGCTACTTATAGAGGCCGTTGGGCGCCGGCCGGGTCGGTGGCGGGATGGGGGGTCAGTTGGATTGGATGGTGACGCGTTTGCTGATGCGATGCACACTATGCTAGAGAGTGCGCGGACGGTTGGTTGGTGCGGGATCGGAGGGTGCCCCGGTGGAAAGCGCAAAGCCGGGGGCCGGCCGTGGGAGCGCGTGGGTCTGCCGAGACGAGACGAGAACAGCTGCGTACGAGAGGAATCCCGCGTAGAGACATGTGTGTGTGTTGACCGGGGAAGCGGAGGGGAAAGAAAGCGAGACGACGGGGACGGGTCACGGGCGGGTTTTGGTGCGCTGGGAGGTTGCAGTGGGGGCGCATGGACTTGGACTTGGCAGATACGTTCGCACGCACTCGCCGTCGTTTCCAAAAAACCAAAATTCCAAATGGTCGTCGTCGAGTCAGATCAGACGGGTCATCACGGAGTTAGCCgcattggtttttttttttgctagcgAAAACATGTCAAAATCGTGGGGGTTTTGTGATGAATAATTCATTCAAGCAAGCAGAGTCGGCGTGTCCAGTTTTCGGAGATCGGGTGATTCGACAGCTCTTGGGGTTGTGTTTCAGCTAGCGTCCGTCTGCAGGCTGGTTACTTTCCTGATTCCCCTGGAAAGACGTGGGCAGAAAGGGCGTGTGATCGCCTCGTCAGTACCATCCCATCCGGGTGCTTCGGTTTTGGATATTTGTGATTCCTTTCTTCTCATCGTCTCAAATCTGATTGTAAAGTGGCCAGACCGGATCTAGCTAGCTAGGAACCGAATTGTTTTTAGAGCATGACCGGCCGGCGGAGCAAGGACGTACGACGGAAGTACCGAAAGTTCCAGGAATTGCCAGGGGCCCGGGACGGACCACGACCGGCCGGCAGTGCGCTCTCTACTCTCGTAAAAGCCATGTCATTTGGAACAATATTGTTCACACATTTCCATGAAGTCATGTGTTAATTTGAAAGTTGTATATCCACATGACATATTTCTTGTAAAAGGATAGATAGTGATGGTTGTATTTGATATATAAAAGGATATGTACTAACGAAAGGATGAGATGATTAATGGATGTGCATTCTTAGTTGGAAAAGGATCTATGCTTAGCTCAACTCTGTGTTtttcataaatacataaatagaTGAAAGAATTAGAGACTAGATAAAAGAATTAGAGTTTTGATaaaaacataaatagataaaaaaaattagctCAACTGAAAAAAAGTGTGTTTTTAAGATCAGCAAATCTGGATAGTTTGTTAATTAGT
This window contains:
- the LOC120696119 gene encoding uncharacterized protein LOC120696119 encodes the protein MASSSSRRLLAVVFAVLAVVFLAGVAGAARPAPASGGGMGGGGEAAAYLVVDSAAAVVDKARETVEMLMARLPAGPSPRGPGH